The sequence below is a genomic window from Euwallacea similis isolate ESF13 chromosome 1, ESF131.1, whole genome shotgun sequence.
CAAAAGGCACCAGAAAAACGGTTTTACTCCATTGAGAATCGCGATTGAAAACCAGTACGTCGAGGCCATTCAGTACCTCCTACAACACGCTATGTTTGAGTATGAGTTGCAAAACGATTTCAAGAATTTGTCGCCGTTTGAGGCGGCCaccataaaaaaatgcaactcGGAAGTCATGGACGTAATTAACAGATATATGGTAAGTGGTCTGATGGTTATCACCTCGAGGGTATTTCATCAATTATGGTACATTTTAGAATGACAACAGCAAATCCGTGAAGTTtgaattgaagaaagaaattgaagacGATGATGAAGAAgatgaagaaattgaagaggTAAGTACGGAGATTTGTTATATGTATGAAGAGACACATGGAGAgcttttcttatttattttcataggACATAGAAATGAGGTCTGAAACGACTTGCCCAGTCTTCTCGCCAGATCAACTTTACACCGGTTTGAAACTATTACCTGCTCGATGCCTAGACGAGGTTTCTGCCCTTTTAGACGAGAGTGGTAAATACCTAGAACTGGCCGATTTGCTGGATTTGAGCCATCTACTACAAACTGGGGCTATTTCAAGTGATAGAAGCATCAGTCGAAATTTACTACAATACGCCATTGAGGTAAGGATTTAAGAACAAgatttgtgttattttatgTGGAAATTTAGGGATCCTAACCATCCGTTTTGATTTCTTATAGAGGGACAATGTGAAAATCTTGGATATCCGGACTTTCCTTGAGAATTTAGACGAACACAAAGCAGTTGCTGTAATGGACAGAACAGCTAACGACTTATTGCTGCTTAGCCGCAGTTAAAGGGCAAATTGGTGTGAAAGTATCAAGAATCAAGAATTCGGAACTTTTGTAAACAGTCACAAAGTGTAATACAAAGATTTTGATGTGATACTTTTTTTATCGGGTTCGTTTATATCGTATGAAATGAACTAttgatatttctttaaagTAAGTGAATATTATGCGGTAATAAATcgtagttttatttttacatgttaATTTTGTATCTGTTTTCATATTATAAGGCGTGATAGTTTTGTGTCACGTTTTCCCTATTTTATGTCATGTGTACaatctgttaaaaataataataaatataaaattaagatatttctttaaaaaaaaaggtgttTCGTCGTTCTGTGGGAGCTGTCTTAATTAATGCTCTCATAAGAACAGAAGTGaaggttttatttattcaacaaGACTGACTTACTTTTATTTCACCAGTGGAAAATTccgaaaataacaaaaaatatgttaaaaaagcagtttattaaaaaaaacctttcaaactGTATCTTTGCAATATCATAGACATCAACTTGACAATAAATACTACAAAACTCACATGAAATATTTACACATCCGTGGACTTCCAATACCCAATTCCACTATTTACATTAACCAAATCTAATTCACTTGATTCTTTATCCAAATTTCTATTTACAAGGTTTTTGTACTCTGGCATCGTAATGTAGTTATCGGGCATTTTCCTCCCGCTGTTTATCGGGTACTGTAGTTGATACATAGGATTGGAAATACTATTTACAGGAGTAATGGGAGTTAAATACCCAGTTTCACTATCTGATTCGTTGTGGGAATACAGCATTGGTCTCAGTTCCTGCGACCCTGGATTGGCAAAAACATGTTGATATCCATTTAAAGCCATTATCCCGATCTTACCCATATTGGTCTCCCTTCTTTTTCCACTgtgaaaattaaacatatcaAGGCTGTTAGAATCCATTGAGAGATATTCCTGAGATTCAGGTCGGCTTTCATTGTCTGAAGTTGGAAATACTTCAGCATTGACGTAGTGAGGAGCAGGAGTGGAGAGTACATCAAATGATGGAGGGCTCAACATCCCCAAATAATCACTACCTTCTATGTCTTCCACGTTTTTTTGAACGTAGGCGTTGTTTAAGTCTATATAATGCTGTggagagatttttttaatacagaaagCTATAATAGTCTGAGGTTTAAAGGTATATTGTACCTCTCGTACACTTTCTTCTAAGCTGGTTCCTATGATTTGAGACAGTTTGGTGAATGACGGTCTGGCAAGAGGTTTGGTGTTCCAGCAGTCTAACATGAGTTTATACCTGgtgaataataaaaagatgaGCGAGTTTCTGTGTAATAAAACGAAATATATTAGAGAATTTTagtaccaaatttaaaatttcgaaatttggcACTAAATTCGCTCGGTACATTTCGTTTGGTTCAAttcttttacatttctttcGGGGCATATATAGGAGTCTCCATTCGGTATCCCTCGACCAATTTATGGTATAATCTCTCGTCTGCTTCCATTCCGGGATATGGAGTGCGTGCTAGGGAGAAAAACTCCCATAAAACCACTCCATATGACCATATATCAGATTGAGTCGAAAACACTCTATCACGAATCGACTCAATGGCCATCCATTTCACTGGCAAAGGATTCTAAAATGCAGTAGAAAATTACGGATGATCTCGAAAAAACcttgaaatttacatttccttTCTTCTTATAATTGTTGTCATTGTACATGGTTTTCGCCAATCCAAAATCGCAGATCTTCACTATATTTCCATCAGCTAGAAGGATATTTCTGGCAGCCAAATCTCCATGTAAAACTTTCCTAGAGGCTAAATACTCCATTCCTCTAGCCACTTGGAAGGCCCAAGTGAGGAGATCTCTTGTAGAAATAGGTTTCACATTGCCTTTGTAATCTCCCCGGTAGTTATATCTCCATTCTGGTTGAACACTGTTGTTGCTATTGCTTAGCATGACGCTATCGTCACCTAAAGATAACATTCAATCAATTAATCAGAACCCACAAGTCAGGTTTTTTCAACTTACCAATTGAAGTGATTTGCGTATTAGCGCTGTTTGTCCTATAGTCTTGCATGGACTGAGATCTCATTGTAGACCGCCTGAAAGTGTTTTCATAACagacaaaaacattttacaaaagGTTTATTATATACCGATTTTCTCCCGAAACTGAATGCGATCTCTCATTATATGCTTTATCCAAAATATCAGCCCCAATGTTGTAATCAATATTTCCGGTGACCGGATCTACCTGATTTATAAAACTCTCCCGGTGCTTGAATAAATAGTTTTGAAGGTTCCCAAATCTGCAATATTCTACTATAACTAAAAGCTCTCctgaaaataaagttatttgttTACAGGGACCTAAgttaattaatacaatataCTTTTTGCCACGTTTTTGGTGCAGGCCCCGattaaatttacaacattGATATGCTTCCCTAAATGGATCATGATCTTCAGCTCAGATGCCAAGGCTTTAATGTATGATTGGTCAGCGTTTTTCTTAACCATTTTAACTGCGACAATACTGGTCGGTTCTCCATCTATAATTCCCCTGGCTTCAGCTTTCAATACTACTCCAAAAGCTCCTGATCCCAATTGTTTACCTAAATGAAGAGATAATTAAAAGGGATTAGCTATATACGGTATGAAAACTCTAAAGAtaaaatatagcaaaatttattaaacccACAttcataacaatttttaaaactttcaaagaGCCCCTCGTAATATTTCATCCAAGTAAATAGAAATCTTCCTGTTTTCTGCGTCTTTCTTACTCAGCGAcatttcaatacattttgcTTTGTTTACGTCTCTTACTGGGGAGGACGGCAACTAACAATATATTTACGAGGTCTGCATTGTAAGTAGCAATTATGTCTTACCCAATTTCAATCGTTCTATTGGGAATtcgaattttttgttataggGCAACAGCTCTGCTTGATCATCAATGCCTAATTGTGGATTGAGATTCTCTGGATTTCCATTATGGAAGTTCTCGAGACCTAGTAATTTCAATTCTTGTCGCAATTCCTATATGTAATAGACAAttattagaataataaatgtgCTAACAAGTGAACTtaccttttctttttttatccTAAAAATGATGTAAATTAGGGCAATCAATAGTAAGAGCCCTATGGCACCGGTGATGTAATAGTAAATAGTTACTGATACGGGTTTTACTGAAAGAAATTGttaatgcttttttaaaattatttaaagaagcTAAATTTACCTTTGAATTTAAGACTGGCATTCCTGGAATCCATCCCCAAAGCATTAAAAGCTTCACATCGATACACGCCCTCATCATTTACTGCGGTTTTCACAAAGCTTAGAACCTTCTTGTTGTTCTCGAACGTGATTCTCTCTGATGGAATTACGACAACTCCttcctaaaattatttttactaccataaaattttatttggaaattaattatcttacCTTATACCAGGCGATCGTAGGTTCAGGAATCCCAGTAACATTACAAAATAGTTCGTATTTCATATTGGGGTAATCAATCAAGATTTCTGAGTCCATGTTTGTATCAACAATTACTGGGATTTCAGGTTctaaaatcagttaaatgttgtttaaattaaaaaaaaattaagggtAAAAACTACCTCTAACCAAAAATGACACATTGCGATATTCAAACGAATTATCATGCAGATTTCTGATTCTGCAGCTGAAGCTTCCAGAGTCGGATATCTGAGCCCTATTCAGAGTTATAGTGGTTTTATATGATAGATCACTTTTAGTCGTATTTAAGTAATATTCTCCATTTGTAACTAATTCATTATTAcggaaaatatcaatttttactGCCTTTTTGGGGCATACTCCACATGTGAAAGTAAGAGTACTGTTCTCAGCAATAATCACTTGGCTTTCTGAAACTATAGCTCCTTTTCCATAACCAAAGATCTCAAACCCATCTTTAACATCTATGGAATATAAATTAGATTACTGATGGAAACTTAAAGGTCATAAATAAAAGAACTGTACCAGAAATAAAATACTGCAAAGTGACCTCAGCGTTTCCAAAACTATTAGATCCAATACATTTCAATACCCCATCTCTGGAGGTATCCACTTTGATGTATCCTTTGGTCAAGTAACTTTGAGGTGTTTCTTCTATATTTCCTTGAAGCTAAactcagaatttttttctaaatttacttaattaagtttttgccTACTTACTACTGAAAAATCACAGCTACTGCCTTTATTTGGGCAAACTTGCCTTTCCCATGTAATAACTGGAGCTGGAAATCCTCGAGCTAAGCAGGGCACATTGGCCTCCTGATTGGCTAAGTAAATCACAAAAGGCCTTCTTTGTTCATTACACTTGTCTTCAGATCCCAAACAAACAGTAGGTTTCCCTACATTGGGAAATACTTTATTATTGAAGCCATGACACGTTTAGTGGGAGAATAAAGTTTCAACTCGTTTAGAAAAGAAACTATATTATTTGGTACTTACCAACCACTGTTAATACCAAGGAAACTTCCTCAATTTGAGGACAATCTCCCACCGGCCTATCACGTTGAGAAATCCCTTTAACACGGTACAATCCTGCATCCTCTAGggacatattttttatgcgAAAAACGACCTGGCCCTTTGctatttctttaatatcatATTTTCCGTTGTGTTTGTTTATCACCTTACCGTTGTTATTGTACCTGCaactttgcaaatttaaatcacaaaaaaaataataactcaGAAATTACCATGTTAACTGGGCCTCTGGATGCGCCTCAATGTCAAGAATCCATTGAGCTGAGCTTccaatttcttcttcaatatTATGCTGATTGTTCTGGGGCTTTATTTGCACCGAACATTCTTCTTTGCCTAGAATGTGTGCCTGTTTAtagtatatacatattaataattcttatGAGTTTTTACTCACCGTGTATGGGTATAAAGGTCTCTGCATGTTCCTCATTGCCCTGTCGATCCGAAACATGGCAGGAATAAATGCCTGAATCATTCAACTTGGCGTCAAACACCAAAATCGTGGATTTAAAGTAGGTTTTCTCctctataattttctttctggtATTTCTGACTTCTACACCTTTATTGCCCTTTTGAGTATTATCAATCTGAAACGATTATCTTGTAATGGGTCTAATCTAGTGCTCAAATAGGTTTACTAACGTTGAAATGTCCTCTAGGGGTTACCCAATCAAAGCGAATAGTGTTAGAATCTTCTTGCAGAAAACAGGTAAGGTTTATGGTTGCTTCTACCTCTGTGTGATTATGCCAAGCATCTTCGATGTACGGTTTAGCCAAATAGTTCCTGGGGGCTGTGAAAGGTATGACAGTAAGCATGGAACAAGCTATTATAGGAAGCTAAAGCTTTGGTTAAAGCGTTAATAATGGTAATCATAGCCAAGCACAGCAAGTAATGATACTTTTATTATGAAAGGTAACCATTATGTTAAGAAAGATGTCTTTTTAAAGTAGGTTTATGGGGGTTTTAGCTCATCCTCCACTAAATTTCTCTCCTGATTTACTTACGATTAACTTTAagaatgaaaaactttttaaggGATATGTTTCGTCTGTCGAAGCGACATAAATAAGTGTCCTCAGCGTCTATATGATTAATAGGAAAAGTGAATCCTGTTTTGGGGTCGTATTGGGACTCAATCTggaaagcaaacaaaaatctgaaataagaACGTACAGAGAAACGTCTCctttgatttatattttttaactcgtTTATCCATATTGTTGTAGCTTAGCTGTAGCTGCATATGTTaagcgattttttttgtatttacatGAGCAGTTTCAAAATTACCTGTGCATATATTGATTAATTTGGTGGAACCCCCAGAAGGGTCAAAGGAAAAATCGAGTGTGTGGCAACGCGGTACCCATCTAATGGCAACTTTCGCCGATGTCACTTTCGTGCAACAGCTCCTTTACCACCAAACAAAAGAGTGCTGCCATGTTGCCGATTTTTACAAGATGCCCAGAAGGCAGAAATTACTATAACTAAATTCCTCGTTCGCATATTTCTTATAACTCCTTCTGGATGCACCACCAGTAATTTAAAAGCCCATGATACATTATATTGTGCACCTTCAACGACCATGGGTACATTAAACTCTGCGCTCACATCACCTCGTGTAAAACTACACAgcaatttgttgtttttcatGGAGGCAGCGTGCAGAGTGTCATTGGTCCAAAAACCCGCCTTTGGATCGAAATGGTACATGGTACCTTTTTCAAACAAATCTGTTtggataattttcatttcaggaGATCTCTGTAGtaatacttaattaaaatgcaaCGCTTAATTTTCAGGTTTAGAAGCCCTACTGACCTCTTCATCATTTCCAAAGCTCAAAAGCTGGACTTTGATATCCGGAGCTGTGGGTCTGCATGGGATTGTGGTGTCTTGATACTGCACTGCAAAGTGCGTGTTGTAAAGACCATCGCCAGTGTCTTCCACTGAGAGATGTTGAGTGTCTAAACCAGtgacaacaataattatttgtctactaaataattaacaatttccCACCGTTTACATATATGTAAACTTGGTCTTTTTTCTCCGTAAAATCTTCATATTGACAAGTGTAGTACCCAACAAAAGGGTATGACATATTCGTGATGTGTAACCTTGATCTGTAACTATACTCGTTTGTATAGGAGACCTCCATGGGTTCTGCATCGATGGTGAAGGTTGTCCATTTCTGGAGATCGtcctaaaaatgattaattttgtgaGTTTCGTTATTATAAGAGACTATAGAATTCCCTGCAATTTCTGGGACATACCGTTGTACCAGGATAATCCCATTGCAAGGGGCTACTACCCACACATAGTATGGTATAGTTAT
It includes:
- the LOC136412472 gene encoding LOW QUALITY PROTEIN: vascular endothelial growth factor receptor 1-like (The sequence of the model RefSeq protein was modified relative to this genomic sequence to represent the inferred CDS: substituted 1 base at 1 genomic stop codon), producing the protein MTEICVLLYLILVFCCVCEVRTQPTIILESGKTETEIIINPGDNYTILCVGSSPLQWDYPGTTDDLQKWTTFTIDAEPMEVSYTNEYSYRSRLHITNMSYPFVGYYTCQYEDFTEKKDQVYIYVNDTQHLSVEDTGDGLYNTHFAVQYQDTTIPCRPTAPDIKVQLLSFGNDEEIESQYDPKTGFTFPINHIDAEDTYLCRFDRRNISLKKFFILKVNPPRNYLAKPYIEDAWHNHTEVEATINLTCFLQEDSNTIRFDWVTPRGHFNIDNTQKGNKGVEVRNTRKKIIEEKTYFKSTILVFDAKLNDSGIYSCHVSDRQGNEEHAETFIPIHGKEECSVQIKPQNNQHNIEEEIGSSAQWILDIEAHPEAQLTWYNNNGKVINKHNGKYDIKEIAKGQVVFRIKNMSLEDAGLYRVKGISQRDRPVGDCPQIEEVSLVLTVVGKPTVCLGSEDKCNEQRRPFVIYLANQEANVPCLARGFPAPVITWERQVCPNKGSSCDFSVLQGNIEETPQSYLTKGYIKVDTSRDGVLKCIGSNSFGNAEVTLQYFISDVKDGFEIFGYGKGAIVSESQVIIAENSTLTFTCGVCPKKAVKIDIFRNNELVTNGEYYLNTTKSDLSYKTTITLNRAQISDSGSFSCRIRNLHDNSFEYRNVSFLVREPEIPVIVDTNMDSEILIDYPNMKYELFCNVTGIPEPTIAWYKEGVVVIPSERITFENNKKVLSFVKTAVNDEGVYRCEAFNALGMDSRNASLKFKVKPVSVTIYYYITGAIGLLLLIALIYIIFRIKKEKELRQELKLLGLENFHNGNPENLNPQLGIDDQAELLPYNKKFEFPIERLKLGKQLGSGAFGVVLKAEARGIIDGEPTSIVAVKMVKKNADQSYIKALASELKIMIHLGKHINVVNLIGACTKNVAKRELLVIVEYCRFGNLQNYLFKHRESFINQVDPVTGNIDYNIGADILDKAYNERSHSVSGENRYIINLLXNVFVCYENTFRRSTMRSQSMQDYRTNSANTQITSIGDDSVMLSNSNNSVQPEWRYNYRGDYKGNVKPISTRDLLTWAFQVARGMEYLASRKVLHGDLAARNILLADGNIVKICDFGLAKTMYNDNNYKKKGNNPLPVKWMAIESIRDRVFSTQSDIWSYGVVLWEFFSLARTPYPGMEADERLYHKLVEGYRMETPIYAPKEMYKLMLDCWNTKPLARPSFTKLSQIIGTSLEESVREHYIDLNNAYVQKNVEDIEGSDYLGMLSPPSFDVLSTPAPHYVNAEVFPTSDNESRPESQEYLSMDSNSLDMFNFHSGKRRETNMGSQELRPMLYSHNESDSETGYLTPITPVNSISNPMYQLQYPINSGRKMPDNYITMPEYKNLVNRNLDKESSELDLVNVNSGIGYWKSTDV